CGGGTCTTGTCGGCGGTCTCTCCTCTTTCTTTTCGGCGGATCGGGTGGTCGGCCCGGCTCCACCGTGTTGCGGTTCAGTGCTGTGGCCGGCACAAACGTTCGGCGTGCCATGCCACATGATCCCCGGCGAAGGTCGCCACGAAAAAGTAACTGTGGTCGTAGCCCGGCTGCATCCGGACCACGCCCGATTGCCGCCGTCCGGCGAAGGCTTCGGTCAGCGCCTCCGGGCGTAACAGGTCCAGGAACTGGTCGCCCGCGCCCTGATCGATCAGGATCGAATCCTTCCAGCCATGTTCCCGCAGCAGCAGCGCGGCATCGTAGCACGCCCAGGCGGATTCGTCGTCGCCCAGATAGGCGCTGAGTTGTTTGCGGCCCCAGTCCGACCGGGTCGGATTGGCGATGGGCGCGAAGGCCGAGAGCGATGCGAACCGGTCGGGATTGCGCAGCGCAAGCGTCAGCGCCCCGTGCCCGCCCATCGAATGGCCGGTGATCCCGTGCCGGTCGGCAAGGGGAAACTGGTCGAGCACCACCCCGCGCAACTCCTCCAGCACGTAGTCGTACATCCGGAAATGCGGCTCCCACGGCGCGCGCGTCGCATTCACGTAGAAGCCCGCCCCCTGGCCGAGGTCATAGGCCTCGTCGTCGGCCACCCCCTCGCCCCGCGGCGAGGTGTCGGGAAAGACGACGGCAATCCCGTGCTCGGCGGCATGTTCCTGGAACCCGCCCTTCACCATCGCGTTCTCGTGGGTGCAGGTCAGCCCCGAGAGATACCAGAGGACCGGAACGGGCCCGTCCTCGGCCTGGGGCGGCAGGTAGACGCCGAAGGTCATGTCCACGCCGCAGGCGCGCGACGGGTGGGTGCAGACCATCTGCACGCCCCCGAAGCACCTGTTCTGCGTGACGACGTTCATGCCCGCCCCCTCAATAGACCACCACGCTTCTGATGGATTTTCCTTGGTGCATGAGGTCGAAGCCGTGGTTGATCTCGTCCAGCGTCAGGGTGTGGGTGATCATCGGGTCGATCTCGATCTTGCCGTCCATGTACCACTCCACGATCTTCGGCACGTCGGTCCGGCCGCGCGCACCGCCGAACGCCGTGCCCTTCCAGACCCGCCCGGTGACCAACTGGAACGGCCGGGTCGAAATCTCGGCCCCCGCCGGCGCCACGCCGATGATGATCGACTCGCCCCAGCCCTTGTGCGCGCATTCGAGTGCGGCGCGCATCACGTTCACGTTGCCGGTGCAGTCGAAGCTGTAATCCGCGCCGCCCTTCGTCAGGTCGACCAGATAGGGCACCAGGTCGCCCTCAACCTCGGCCGGATTGACGAAATCGGTCATCCCGAAACGCTCGCCCATCTCGCGCTTCGCGGGGTTGAGGTCGACGCCGACGATCTGGTCTGCGCCCACCAGCCTGAGCCCCTGGATCACGTTCAGACCGATGCCGCCCAGCCCGAACACCACCGCCCGGCAGCCGGGCTCCGCCTTGGCGGTGTTGATCACCGCGCCCACCCCCGTGGTCACGCCGCAGCCGATGTAGCAGACCTTGTCGAAGGGCGCGTCGGGGCGGATCTTCGCCACCGCGATCTCGGGCAGCACGGTGTAGTTCGAAAACGTCGAGCAGCCCATGTAGTGATAGAGCGGGTCGCCATCCAGCGTCTTGAACCGCGAGGTGCCGTCGGGCATCAGGCCCTGGCCCTGCGTCGCGCGGATCGCCTGGCAGAGGTTGGTCTTGGGGTTCAGGCAGTATTCGCATTCGCGGCATTCCGGCGTGTAGAGCGGGATCACGTGATCGCCCGTCTTGACGCTGGTCACGCCGGGGCCGGTCTCCACCACCACGCCCGCGCCCTCGTGGCCCAGGATCGTCGGAAACAGCCCCTCCGGGTCGGCGCCCGAGCGCGTGAACTCGTCGGTGTGGCAAAGCCCCGTGGCCTTGATCTCCACCAGAACCTCGCCCGCCTTCGGGCCGGCAAGCTCCACCTCCGTCACCTCCAAAGGCGAATCCGCCCGAAACGCAACCGCAGCACGCGTCCGCATGCACGTCCTCCCCAATGTCCCATTCGTTCGGCCAAAGTATGAAAGCCGCCCCACGGTGCGACAATTGCGACCTTGGTGGGTATTGGGCGCGATGGACAGCCACGCGATCCTCGCTAGACTTGCGCGCAAGGGAGGGAACGATGCGGACATTCGCGATCATGGCAACGGCCGCGCTGGCGATGACGGCCCCGGCGCAGGCCGCCGATTTCTCCGACCCGACCTGGCCCTGCATCCAGCGCAAGGTCGAGCGGCTCTCACCCGGGCTGATGTGGCCCCACCCCATCGAGGAAATGGAGCATTCGCCGGAAACGGCTGCTGCGATCGACGACCTTGCCGCACGCATCGCGCTGCGTCGGGTATCGCTGGACGAACTCGCGCCGCGGATCGAGGCGTTCGTCGCCGCGCACGGGTCCGACCCCGCGTTGCTCGGCCAGGTGTTCAAGGCCGGCTTCGAACGCCTGTCGGCCCAGCGCCGGGCGATCATCGCGGGCATCGAGGACTATTCGCTCAAGCAGATCGCACTGTCCGAACGGATCGACGAGACGCGGGTCGAGATGAATCGCCTGATGGAAGCAGACGCGCCCGACTACGACCGGGTGGACGCGCTGGAAGAACGGCTCGCCTGGGACGAGCGCATCTTCACCGACCGCGCACAATCGCTGACCTATGTCTGCGAAACGCCGATCCTGCTGGAAAAGCGGTTGCACGCCATCGCGCGGATGCTCCTGGACGCCGCCGGGTAGGCGTCACTCCCACTCCAGTTCGGTGAAGGCCACCGTGGCGTTGCGGGCGTTGAACGCCTCGAAAAGCTCCCAGCGGTCCCGCTCGGATCGCGCGATGCCGTCCACCGCGGCGCCCAACCGCGCGCCCTCCGCAATGGCCGCGCGGGTGTCGCCGGCAAGCACGTCGAGATAGCGCGCGGTGTCCGCGCCCCCCTGGGGCCAGGGCAGCACCGGCCCGCCATGGCCGGGCACCACCCGCGCCGCCGGCATCTGCCGCATCTCACCCAGCACCGCCTGCCAGCCGCGCAGCGACCCGTCGAGCGCCGGCACATGCCTATCGAACACCAGATCACCCGCGATCAGCGTGCCGCTCGCCCGGTCGAACGCGGTCAGGTCGTTGCCGGTATGCGCGGGCGGCCAGGCGCGCAGGTCGAGTTCCCGGTCGCCGAGGTCGATCGTGGCCGTCTCGGCGACGGCGACATCCACCGCCGGGGCGGCGGTGCCGATCAGGGCGTCGGGGCCGATCAGCCGCGCGAAACTCTCCAGGTAGTTCGCCTGCCGGTCGGCCAGGGCGCGGGCGAGCGCCTCATGGGCGACTACCTGCGCGCCGGCCTCGACGAAGGGCGCGGCACCGAAGAGGTGGTCGGGATGCATGTGGGTCAGGATGACGTGGCTGACCGGCAGATCGGTCTGCGCCCGGACGGCCCGCCAGAGCGCCTCGCCCACCGCCCGCGCCCCGCCCGTATCGATCACCGCGACCGACCGCGTGCCGACGATCACGGCAAGGTTGGCCACGTCGGCCCCGTTCGCGCGATCCGGTTCGGCCAACACGCCCCGGTGCACCCAGAGCCCCGGCGCCGCCTCCGACAGGGCCAGCGCCGGGCCGGCCGGGCGGCATGTCGGTTCGCCCTGCGCCACGAGTCCGCCCGCAGCCCCCCCGCCGTCCGGCGGCCGCGCGGCCAGGGCCGCGACGCAGGCGTCCCGCCCGGCCGCCTCGTAGCCCGGCAGCAGGACCGGCCGACAGGTCTCGAGCGCGGCGGCGAGACAGAGCGTCACGACGGCCTCGAACATGGGCATCGCCCCCCGGTGAGATCGCGCATGAAGCGTGCCCGGCCACGCAAGCGTGATCCATACCGACCTTTGGCGGATGTCCTGTGGGGCCTTTTTGTGGCAAGATACCGCATCACGCACGTGCAAGAGGGAGGACGCGTCCGATGAAACTGGCGTTCGCCGCCGCGCTGTCGGCGCTGCTTTGCGCACCCGCGCTGGCCGACGCGCCCAAGGCCAACCCGCTGACCGACAGCCCGATCTGGTCCGATCTCCGTGCCGACATCGTGGGCGATATCCCGATCGCCGAGGCCGCAGGGCTGTTTGAGGTCGAGGCGCCCTACCGCGCCAACGACGCGGCCACCGTGCCGATCACGATCCGCCAGACCGACCCGTCGCGCCCCCTGCGGGGCGCCAAGGTCGTGATCGACGAAAATCCCGCACCCGTCGCGGCCGATTTCACCTTCGGTCCGGCGATGGCCCCGGTCGACTTGGAATTCCGTGTCCGGGTGAACCAGTATTCAAACGTCCGCGTGATCGCCGAGGCCGAGGGCGGTCACTACATGACGGGGCGCTTCGTCAAGGCCTCGGGCGGCTGCTCGGCACCGGCGACGCGCGACCCCGAGCAGGCACTGGCCGCGATGGGGCAGATGCGGCTGAAGCATTTCGGCGACGCGCCGGGGATGTCGACCGCGCGGCGCGAGGCGCAGATCATGATCCGCCACCCGAACTATTCGGGGCTTCAGCGCAACCAGATCACCCAGCTTTTCATCGGGGCGCATTTCATCGACCGGCTCGACGTGTACCAAGGAGACGACCTGCTGTTCAGCATGGCGGGCGGCATCTCGATCAGCGAGAACCCGGTCTTCCGGTTCGCCTACACCGACAACGGCGCGCCGGCGCTCACCGTCAAGGCCCATGACACGGAGGGAAACGTATTCGACCGCGTTCTGCCGAAGGACGGGCAGATCTGACTGTCGCGCGGCCCACCGCTTCTTCTTGGCCCAAATACTCCCGCCGGAGGCGCCGCGCGCTGGCGCGCGGCCACGCGACTGCCGCGCGGGGCCTACCGGACGCGCCGGGGCGCCTCAGAAACAGAGGATCTCGGCCTCGGCCTGGGCGCGGCGCAACTCCGCGACCATCTCGTTCGCCATCGCCGCAGTGCGGAAGATCGACATCCGCTCCCCGCCGACCTGGCGCATCGACAGCACGGTTTCGGCCTCGACATAATCCTCGTAGGGGATGATCGACGCGATCACGTCGATCGAACAGGCGCATTTCTCCAACACGTCGCGCCCCTGCCCGTTTACCGCCATGCAGCCGAACACGTAATCGGCCCGCGCCGCCGTGGGATAGTCGTTCAGCTGCCCGGCCATGTCCTGCGCCCCGCCGCCGGCCGGGATCGCGGCGCCGAGGAGCGCGAGCATCACCGCCAGGCGTTTCATTGCTGCCCCTCCGTCTGCACCGCCCGCAGCGCAAGGCGCGACTCGTAAAGCGGCGGCGCACCGTCTGCCCCGGGCACCTCGGCGCTGAGGGACAGGTACCAGCCGGGCACCTGCTCGGACATGGTGAGGGTCAGCGCCAGCGCGCCGAAGCCCTGCATCCGGTCGCGGTTGGGATCGTCCTGGAACGGGCGCAGCACCAGCCGCCGCGCCAGGACCGGCTCGCCGCGATAGGATGCCTCGACCGTCTCGGCGCCCGCCGGCGCGAACAGCGCGTCCTTGATCCGGTTGCGGATGTAGAACGGGCTGCCCCCCGCGGTCTCGGCCATGTCGCGGATCACGGTTTCCATGAAATACATCGCGACCGGGTTACCGACCGCGGCCGGGAAGGTCCCGATGGCGTGCTGCCCGTCGTCGGCAACGAGCCGAAGAACCGCGTCCCCGCCATCGGCCGCGGCCCCCACGAGTTCGAGTTCCACCGCGCCGCCGATCGGTTCGCCCTCGGGCCCGCCTTCGGCGACGTCGCGGGCATAGACCAGCGTCGCCGCGCCCGGCAGCGCGTCAAGCGTGCCCTTGCGGAACACCAGGTCGAAGCCCGCCGGGTCCGCGCCATCGGCGGCCAGCGCCGCACCGGCCGAGAGCGCCACGCCCGCCAGCGCCGCCACGATTGTCTTGCGCATGCCAAATCCTCCCATCTGGTTCAGCCTAGCCGCCCGGCCGCCCCTGTCATGCGATACTTTCGTCGGAAGCCCGGGACGCGGCCCGGGTCTTCCAGTCGATCAGGGGCCGAAGCCGGGCCGGCTGCACCGGCTTTCGCACCAGCGTGACGTCCTCGCGCTCCGCCGCCCGGTCCAGCGTCTCGCCGCGATCGGCGGTGATCATGATCGCCGGGACATGGGCCCCTGTCGTCCGCCGCAGCGCCCGAATCGTCTTCAGCCCGTTGTCGCCTGCGTCGAGCTGGTAGTCGGCCAGGATCACGTCGGGCGCCATGCCGAGTTCCTCGACGAGGCGCACCGCCTCATCGGTCGAGGCCGCGGCCAGCACACCCGCCCCCCAGCTTTCCAGCTTCCGCGAGGTGGCGAACAGCACCTCGGCATCATTTTCGACGACCAGCACGATCAGGTCCAGATCGTCGCGGTCGGAGCCGGCCCCAGCGCCGTCGGGCGC
This genomic window from Rhodovulum sp. ES.010 contains:
- the fghA gene encoding S-formylglutathione hydrolase; translated protein: MNVVTQNRCFGGVQMVCTHPSRACGVDMTFGVYLPPQAEDGPVPVLWYLSGLTCTHENAMVKGGFQEHAAEHGIAVVFPDTSPRGEGVADDEAYDLGQGAGFYVNATRAPWEPHFRMYDYVLEELRGVVLDQFPLADRHGITGHSMGGHGALTLALRNPDRFASLSAFAPIANPTRSDWGRKQLSAYLGDDESAWACYDAALLLREHGWKDSILIDQGAGDQFLDLLRPEALTEAFAGRRQSGVVRMQPGYDHSYFFVATFAGDHVAWHAERLCRPQH
- a CDS encoding S-(hydroxymethyl)glutathione dehydrogenase/class III alcohol dehydrogenase, coding for MRTRAAVAFRADSPLEVTEVELAGPKAGEVLVEIKATGLCHTDEFTRSGADPEGLFPTILGHEGAGVVVETGPGVTSVKTGDHVIPLYTPECRECEYCLNPKTNLCQAIRATQGQGLMPDGTSRFKTLDGDPLYHYMGCSTFSNYTVLPEIAVAKIRPDAPFDKVCYIGCGVTTGVGAVINTAKAEPGCRAVVFGLGGIGLNVIQGLRLVGADQIVGVDLNPAKREMGERFGMTDFVNPAEVEGDLVPYLVDLTKGGADYSFDCTGNVNVMRAALECAHKGWGESIIIGVAPAGAEISTRPFQLVTGRVWKGTAFGGARGRTDVPKIVEWYMDGKIEIDPMITHTLTLDEINHGFDLMHQGKSIRSVVVY
- a CDS encoding quinoprotein relay system zinc metallohydrolase 2, producing MFEAVVTLCLAAALETCRPVLLPGYEAAGRDACVAALAARPPDGGGAAGGLVAQGEPTCRPAGPALALSEAAPGLWVHRGVLAEPDRANGADVANLAVIVGTRSVAVIDTGGARAVGEALWRAVRAQTDLPVSHVILTHMHPDHLFGAAPFVEAGAQVVAHEALARALADRQANYLESFARLIGPDALIGTAAPAVDVAVAETATIDLGDRELDLRAWPPAHTGNDLTAFDRASGTLIAGDLVFDRHVPALDGSLRGWQAVLGEMRQMPAARVVPGHGGPVLPWPQGGADTARYLDVLAGDTRAAIAEGARLGAAVDGIARSERDRWELFEAFNARNATVAFTELEWE
- a CDS encoding quinoprotein dehydrogenase-associated SoxYZ-like carrier, translating into MKLAFAAALSALLCAPALADAPKANPLTDSPIWSDLRADIVGDIPIAEAAGLFEVEAPYRANDAATVPITIRQTDPSRPLRGAKVVIDENPAPVAADFTFGPAMAPVDLEFRVRVNQYSNVRVIAEAEGGHYMTGRFVKASGGCSAPATRDPEQALAAMGQMRLKHFGDAPGMSTARREAQIMIRHPNYSGLQRNQITQLFIGAHFIDRLDVYQGDDLLFSMAGGISISENPVFRFAYTDNGAPALTVKAHDTEGNVFDRVLPKDGQI